The genome window AGCGCGTCATGTTCGCGGTCGACCCGACCCTGGAGGTCGCGCAGGAGGCGGCGGAGTGGGATGCCGACCTGCTGGTCGTGCACCATCCGCTCTACCTCCGCGGTACGACGACGATTGCTGCCACGACGCCGAAGGGCCGCACCCTCACCACCCTCAACCGTGCCGGATGCGCTCTCCTGACCGCGCACACCAACGCCGACCGTGCGGTGGACGGGGTGAGTGCGGCGATGGCGTCGGCTCTCGGGCTGGCCGAGCAGCGACCGCTGGCCTCAGTGAAGGAGGACGGCGTCACGGGCATCGGCCGGATCGGCACCGTCGCCCCCACGACTCTGCAGGAGTTCGCCGAGACCGTTGCGGGCGTACTGCCGCAGACCGCTCATGGTGTGCGGGTCGCCGGAGATCCGTCACGGAGGATCGAGACTGTGGCGCTCTGCGGTGGCGCCGGCGACTTCCTGCTCGGCGACCCGGTGCTGGACGCGGCCGACGTCTACGTCACCTCCGACCTGCGGCACCACCCGGCGCAGGAGTTCCTCGAGCGCG of Nocardioides sp. Kera G14 contains these proteins:
- a CDS encoding Nif3-like dinuclear metal center hexameric protein produces the protein MPALAEIVDLIHSWFPPETAEEWDAVGLVSGAPEDRVERVMFAVDPTLEVAQEAAEWDADLLVVHHPLYLRGTTTIAATTPKGRTLTTLNRAGCALLTAHTNADRAVDGVSAAMASALGLAEQRPLASVKEDGVTGIGRIGTVAPTTLQEFAETVAGVLPQTAHGVRVAGDPSRRIETVALCGGAGDFLLGDPVLDAADVYVTSDLRHHPAQEFLERGTGALIDVAHSAAEWLWLPATAARLAEAIRVETRVSTLVTDPWTFRI